A region from the Halobellus litoreus genome encodes:
- the mftA gene encoding mycofactocin precursor MftA (Mycofactocin is a small molecule electron carrier derived from the final two amino acids, Val-Tyr, of MftA, the mycofactocin precursor. It plays a role in redox homeostasis and the metabolism of alcohols and aldehydes in Actinobacteria, including Mycobacterium tuberculosis.): protein MSQSADPGNEAEQSPTEEPDIEEDLFDEEIRIDGICGVY, encoded by the coding sequence ATGTCACAGTCAGCCGACCCGGGCAACGAGGCCGAGCAGTCCCCGACCGAGGAACCGGACATCGAGGAAGACCTCTTCGACGAAGAAATCCGTATTGACGGGATCTGCGGCGTGTATTGA
- the mftB2 gene encoding mycofactocin biosynthesis chaperone MftB2 gives MPTTVSKPSHIKFRREADGGLVYDHENYGYEDASMYAVSDTVIDALEFVGDGKSRDAVESKFSPPVVESLLERGVLTDGE, from the coding sequence ATGCCGACGACAGTCTCGAAGCCCTCTCACATCAAGTTCCGCCGCGAGGCGGACGGGGGCCTCGTCTACGACCACGAGAATTACGGCTACGAGGACGCCTCGATGTACGCCGTCAGCGACACCGTTATCGATGCCCTGGAATTCGTCGGCGACGGGAAATCGCGAGACGCCGTCGAATCGAAGTTCTCGCCTCCGGTCGTCGAGTCGCTGCTCGAACGCGGGGTTCTCACCGATGGGGAGTGA
- the mftC gene encoding mycofactocin radical SAM maturase (MftC is a radical SAM/SPASM enzyme that catalyzes the first two steps in biosynthesis of the electron carrier mycofactocin from the terminal Val-Tyr dipeptide of the precursor peptide MftA.), with protein MGSEPLSAPVTITWEVTLGCNLHCDHCLSGSGPGHQMPDELTTAEAKSFIAELDEMDVFQVNIGGGEPFVRPDMLELLEELTDRDISTCVSTNGTQLDESTLDRLEAMDPLFLQVSMDGLRADNDAIRGDGVFDQVVDAVSRLEDRDIGTTVNTVVTRQNVEDLPEIYELATAHGAGLRLNRFRPSGRGEDTWDELRLREEQIRFLHGWIDEHPDVRTGDSFFYLNALGEVRNNTLKQCGAGSMTCLVDPVGDVYPCAFTQWEHLSSGNVIDDGFQAAWNEIANLRSRIDDHEGCPAVAMGSADPNGEDPQLRAILSGD; from the coding sequence ATGGGGAGTGAGCCTCTTTCCGCGCCGGTGACGATCACCTGGGAAGTTACGCTGGGCTGTAACCTCCACTGCGACCACTGTCTGTCGGGGAGCGGTCCCGGCCATCAGATGCCCGACGAGCTCACGACGGCCGAAGCGAAGTCGTTCATCGCGGAACTCGACGAGATGGACGTCTTTCAGGTCAACATCGGCGGCGGGGAACCGTTCGTCCGCCCAGATATGCTCGAACTGCTCGAGGAACTCACCGACCGCGACATCTCGACGTGTGTGAGCACCAACGGCACGCAACTGGACGAGTCGACACTCGATCGACTGGAGGCGATGGACCCGCTCTTCCTCCAGGTGAGTATGGACGGACTCCGCGCCGACAACGACGCAATTCGGGGTGACGGCGTCTTCGACCAGGTCGTCGACGCGGTCTCGCGACTCGAAGATCGGGACATCGGAACGACGGTCAACACGGTCGTTACCCGACAGAACGTCGAGGACCTCCCCGAGATATACGAACTGGCGACCGCACACGGCGCGGGGCTCAGGCTGAACCGCTTCCGGCCGAGCGGTCGCGGCGAAGATACCTGGGACGAACTCCGCCTCCGCGAGGAGCAGATCCGGTTTCTCCACGGCTGGATCGACGAGCACCCGGACGTCAGAACGGGCGATTCGTTCTTCTACCTGAACGCGTTGGGAGAGGTCCGCAACAACACGCTCAAACAGTGCGGCGCGGGCTCGATGACCTGCCTCGTGGATCCGGTGGGAGACGTCTACCCCTGCGCGTTCACCCAGTGGGAACATCTCTCATCCGGCAACGTCATCGACGACGGCTTCCAGGCCGCCTGGAACGAGATCGCGAACCTCCGAAGCCGGATCGACGACCACGAAGGCTGTCCGGCCGTCGCGATGGGGAGCGCGGACCCGAACGGCGAAGACCCGCAGTTGCGGGCGATCCTCTCGGGTGACTGA
- the mftF gene encoding mycofactocin biosynthesis glycosyltransferase MftF (Members of this protein family, MftF, are glycosyltransferases, members of PF00535 (glycosyl transferase family 2). The encoding gene is found as part of the mycofactocin cassette, in Mycobacterium tuberculosis, many other Actinobacteria, and occasional members of other lineages. Mycofactocin itself, a putative redox carrier, is a heavily modified derivative of the C-terminal Val-Tyr dipeptide of the mycofactocin precursor MftA (TIGR03969).), whose amino-acid sequence MSDRGVGEYRRRDTARLVGDLLVSRRPLVVTRLNDTAADLFGALDDEDFRAPGTVAASGEYDVAAVERLFERLHDRGFLEWRPTRDPEFRPPVSVVVTVRNDRAHLERCLDALGELRYPSYEVVVVDDGSTDETKAMIKGHELAAAGRARVVSVGSPDEPIGIGASRNRGVEAAAHDVIAFTDADCRPRPEWLSELVPCLTANDVVGGRIRPAGESAASAYEGINSSLDMGAYASRIDPAGATPYLPTANLVGRRRVFDAVPFPARDVAEDVDVCWRAVKAGFDVVYTPTGVVEHVYRTDLGSVAARRATYASSEALLAREHGRDEGQRVGIPTTALLLSALLLVGVLGRGPMAAGGIVAAGGLAVALAGIRGRRMWRRYARLPATLSVRDVARSWGREVVSSSYTVAREVTRYYAVPIALVGGLAWGAGATAVGVGTLAAVVVAVGLPVAVEYRVHAPDATLGGYGLYYLADHFGYQYGLYRGAFTYRTIAHVRPDARFRLVGPGARLSAAMGADDDTEPTRTVTVEGATARFRVASSTEKWWFGDEGLRGERAVLADLLARLEPGDVFLDVGANVGLYSCLVGRALADGTVVSVEPHPKNAARLEENLAANGVAARVIRRALGRRNRRGALTGSEEPPGTGTPTLLDAARSSAKGAEAENEAEVDGGSKRTPRQVGRKQSRGVAEASLVDTAVVTGDSLLASGESPQPTVVKIDVEGAEADVVAGLVATLTAPACRLVYCEVHPGLLDDRDQDPDAVRRTLRDCGFRVETVRELPNGRAVLRAQKPTPKRGRTVGQRGTADQRRTD is encoded by the coding sequence ATGTCGGATCGGGGAGTCGGCGAGTACCGTCGTCGGGACACGGCGCGGTTGGTCGGCGACCTGCTCGTGTCGCGACGGCCGCTGGTCGTGACGCGACTCAACGACACCGCCGCTGACCTGTTCGGAGCGCTCGACGACGAGGACTTTCGTGCTCCCGGGACCGTCGCGGCCTCCGGGGAGTACGACGTCGCGGCGGTCGAACGGCTGTTCGAACGGTTACACGACCGGGGCTTCCTGGAGTGGCGGCCGACGCGGGACCCGGAGTTCCGACCGCCGGTGTCCGTCGTCGTGACCGTCCGGAACGACCGCGCGCATCTCGAACGGTGTCTCGACGCCCTCGGGGAACTTCGCTATCCGTCCTACGAGGTCGTCGTCGTCGACGACGGGTCCACGGACGAGACGAAAGCGATGATCAAGGGCCACGAACTCGCCGCTGCCGGTCGAGCGCGCGTGGTCTCGGTCGGCAGTCCGGACGAGCCCATCGGGATCGGTGCGTCCCGGAACCGCGGCGTCGAGGCGGCGGCACACGACGTGATCGCCTTCACCGACGCGGACTGCAGACCGCGCCCCGAGTGGCTTTCCGAGCTCGTGCCGTGTCTCACCGCCAACGACGTCGTCGGCGGGCGGATCCGCCCCGCCGGCGAGAGCGCTGCGAGCGCGTACGAGGGGATCAACTCCTCGCTCGATATGGGCGCGTACGCGTCCCGAATCGACCCCGCCGGGGCCACGCCGTACCTCCCGACGGCGAACCTCGTCGGCCGCCGCCGGGTGTTCGACGCGGTCCCGTTCCCGGCCCGCGACGTAGCGGAGGACGTCGACGTCTGTTGGCGAGCGGTGAAAGCCGGGTTCGACGTCGTCTACACACCGACGGGGGTCGTCGAGCACGTCTACCGGACGGATTTGGGCTCGGTCGCCGCGCGACGGGCGACCTACGCGTCCTCGGAGGCGCTGCTCGCGCGTGAACACGGACGCGACGAGGGACAGCGGGTCGGGATCCCGACGACGGCACTGCTCCTGTCCGCGCTCCTCCTCGTCGGCGTTCTCGGACGCGGACCGATGGCCGCCGGTGGCATCGTCGCTGCCGGCGGGCTGGCCGTCGCGCTGGCCGGGATCCGGGGTCGACGGATGTGGCGACGCTACGCCCGCCTTCCCGCCACCCTCTCTGTCCGCGACGTGGCGAGGAGTTGGGGGAGAGAAGTGGTGTCGTCGAGTTACACCGTCGCGCGCGAAGTGACGCGGTACTACGCCGTTCCCATCGCGCTCGTGGGCGGCCTCGCCTGGGGGGCCGGCGCGACGGCGGTCGGCGTGGGGACACTGGCGGCTGTCGTAGTCGCGGTCGGGCTGCCCGTGGCGGTCGAGTACCGCGTCCACGCGCCGGACGCCACGCTCGGGGGATACGGACTGTACTACCTCGCCGACCACTTCGGGTACCAGTACGGGCTCTATCGCGGCGCGTTCACCTACCGGACGATCGCCCACGTCCGCCCGGACGCGCGGTTTCGGCTGGTGGGCCCGGGAGCAAGACTGTCCGCCGCGATGGGCGCGGATGACGACACGGAGCCGACGCGGACCGTCACTGTCGAGGGCGCCACGGCGCGGTTCCGCGTCGCATCGAGCACCGAGAAGTGGTGGTTCGGGGACGAGGGACTCCGCGGCGAGCGTGCCGTCCTGGCGGACCTCCTCGCGCGATTGGAGCCGGGCGACGTGTTCCTCGACGTCGGCGCGAACGTGGGTCTCTACAGTTGCCTCGTCGGCCGGGCGCTCGCGGACGGCACCGTCGTCTCCGTCGAACCGCATCCGAAAAACGCCGCGCGCCTCGAAGAGAACCTCGCGGCGAACGGCGTCGCGGCGCGCGTGATACGTCGAGCCCTGGGGCGACGCAACCGACGGGGCGCGCTCACCGGTTCGGAGGAGCCGCCCGGGACGGGGACCCCGACGCTTCTCGACGCCGCCCGATCCTCGGCGAAGGGGGCGGAAGCTGAGAACGAGGCGGAAGTCGATGGCGGGTCGAAGCGGACACCTCGACAGGTGGGGCGGAAGCAGAGCAGGGGCGTGGCTGAGGCCTCGCTCGTCGACACGGCCGTCGTGACGGGGGACTCGCTTTTGGCCTCGGGAGAGAGCCCGCAACCGACGGTCGTGAAGATCGACGTCGAGGGCGCGGAGGCAGACGTCGTCGCCGGACTGGTCGCCACGCTGACAGCGCCGGCGTGTCGCCTCGTCTACTGCGAGGTGCACCCGGGGTTGTTGGACGACCGCGATCAGGATCCCGACGCCGTCCGGCGCACCCTTCGAGACTGTGGCTTCCGGGTCGAGACGGTCCGGGAGCTACCGAACGGACGGGCGGTTCTCAGAGCGCAAAAGCCGACCCCGAAGCGGGGCAGAACTGTCGGCCAAAGGGGAACCGCCGACCAACGCAGAACGGACTGA
- a CDS encoding SDR family NAD(P)-dependent oxidoreductase, translating into MRLDNRTAVVTGGASGIGAATCRTLAERGADVVVADLDSEAAAATAAEIESETGADAGRAAAVEADVSDEDAVEAMIEHAEREFDRVDVLVNNAAVASREADGPITEVTDEAYEFLTGVNLRGPMYACKHAIPAMRDTGDGSGVVVNNASVAALVAEPEMDVYTATKGALVSLTRSLAVEYAPEIRVNVVCPGVVETPMLEAALDDTDGGEGSTGGQETLERMIEDTPLGTAAPEDVARAVAFLASDDAAAITGATLPVDGGYTAR; encoded by the coding sequence ATGCGCCTCGACAACCGAACGGCCGTCGTGACCGGTGGTGCGAGCGGGATCGGCGCGGCAACGTGCCGCACGCTGGCCGAGCGCGGGGCCGACGTCGTCGTCGCCGATCTCGACAGCGAGGCGGCCGCGGCGACCGCCGCGGAGATCGAATCCGAGACCGGCGCGGACGCCGGTCGAGCCGCCGCCGTCGAGGCGGACGTGAGCGACGAGGACGCCGTCGAGGCGATGATCGAACACGCCGAACGCGAGTTCGACCGCGTGGACGTGCTGGTCAACAACGCCGCCGTCGCCTCCCGGGAGGCCGACGGTCCGATCACGGAGGTGACCGACGAGGCCTACGAGTTCCTGACCGGCGTCAACCTCCGCGGCCCGATGTACGCCTGCAAGCACGCGATCCCGGCGATGCGGGACACCGGCGACGGCAGCGGCGTCGTCGTCAACAACGCCTCCGTCGCGGCGCTCGTCGCCGAACCGGAGATGGACGTCTACACCGCGACCAAGGGGGCGCTCGTGTCGCTCACGCGCTCGCTCGCCGTCGAGTACGCGCCTGAAATCCGGGTGAACGTGGTCTGTCCAGGGGTCGTCGAAACGCCGATGCTCGAGGCGGCGCTCGACGACACCGACGGCGGCGAGGGGTCGACCGGTGGGCAGGAAACGCTCGAACGGATGATCGAGGACACGCCGCTCGGGACGGCCGCGCCCGAAGACGTCGCGCGCGCCGTGGCGTTTCTGGCGTCCGACGACGCGGCCGCGATCACCGGCGCGACGCTCCCGGTCGACGGGGGGTACACGGCGCGATGA
- a CDS encoding ferredoxin family protein, protein MSVQDSLETVNWDVSEEAHITVDNERCESCEDKPCLHLCPAECFDYQEDQQGGIYFAYEPCVECGACMVFCANDPEKGAVSWSKSEGGKGVEFDFG, encoded by the coding sequence ATGAGCGTTCAGGACAGTCTGGAGACGGTCAACTGGGACGTCAGCGAGGAGGCCCACATCACCGTCGACAACGAACGCTGCGAGAGTTGCGAGGACAAGCCCTGTCTCCACCTCTGTCCGGCGGAGTGCTTCGACTACCAGGAAGACCAGCAGGGCGGCATCTACTTCGCGTACGAGCCCTGCGTCGAGTGCGGCGCGTGTATGGTCTTCTGCGCGAACGACCCCGAGAAGGGCGCGGTCTCCTGGTCGAAGTCGGAGGGCGGCAAGGGCGTCGAGTTCGACTTCGGGTGA
- a CDS encoding FAD-dependent oxidoreductase: MTAVDFDVVVVGAGRAGTAAAYKLATEGFDVALVDRAKQPGMKNVTGGVLYGSILADLVPEFPEEAPLERHVIEHNIKLLHGDAEVSIGYRDLELREEPNYTLMLGKFDRWFVDRAVDEGAVFLPETTVRDVSQEADRAVVHTDRENGDLACHAVVGADGVNTTVGRKTGIQRTMRNEDMALSVKKVLDVGRETINERFTLDSDEGAAYIYTGYPEGAPTIGYFIYTFEEYISVGAVGGLETLRWLGEEGYGGSGTPLYGLLEEFMELDTVRPYVQGDALEEYQGILVPEHDYDSLPDRYDGRVALVGDAAGLVLNKGYTFRGLDYGIKSGLLAAESAIERSRDGNWDAFGEHYDRKLEDSYVLQDMKQHRNLPKFLKNERMYGAYPGIATETLRGMYSAASDAEGLTWKQAYRAFRRSDAGVVDLLKDGYRGFRSL; the protein is encoded by the coding sequence ATGACGGCCGTCGACTTCGACGTGGTCGTCGTCGGTGCCGGTCGGGCCGGGACGGCCGCCGCCTACAAACTCGCGACCGAGGGCTTCGACGTCGCACTCGTCGATCGGGCCAAGCAACCGGGAATGAAGAACGTCACCGGCGGCGTGCTCTACGGGAGCATTCTGGCGGACCTCGTCCCGGAGTTCCCGGAGGAGGCACCCCTGGAGCGACACGTCATCGAACACAACATCAAACTGCTCCACGGCGACGCCGAGGTCTCGATCGGCTACCGCGACCTCGAACTCCGCGAGGAACCGAACTACACGCTGATGCTCGGGAAGTTCGATCGCTGGTTCGTCGACCGCGCCGTCGACGAGGGGGCGGTGTTCCTGCCGGAGACGACGGTGCGAGACGTGAGCCAGGAGGCCGACCGCGCGGTCGTCCACACGGACCGCGAGAACGGGGACCTGGCCTGTCACGCGGTCGTCGGTGCCGATGGGGTGAACACGACCGTCGGGCGGAAGACCGGAATCCAGCGGACGATGCGCAACGAGGACATGGCGCTGTCGGTGAAGAAGGTCCTCGACGTCGGCCGGGAGACGATCAACGAGCGGTTCACCCTCGACAGCGACGAGGGCGCGGCCTACATCTACACGGGCTACCCCGAGGGCGCGCCCACCATCGGCTACTTCATCTACACGTTCGAGGAGTACATCTCCGTGGGTGCGGTCGGGGGCCTAGAGACCTTACGGTGGCTCGGCGAGGAAGGCTACGGCGGTTCGGGAACGCCGCTTTACGGCCTCTTAGAGGAGTTTATGGAACTCGACACGGTCCGGCCGTACGTGCAGGGCGACGCCCTCGAGGAGTACCAGGGCATCCTGGTGCCCGAACACGACTACGATTCGCTCCCGGACAGATACGACGGCCGGGTGGCGCTCGTCGGCGACGCGGCCGGGCTCGTCCTGAACAAGGGCTACACGTTCCGGGGGCTGGATTACGGCATCAAGAGCGGCCTCCTCGCCGCCGAGTCGGCGATCGAACGGTCGCGAGACGGAAACTGGGACGCCTTCGGCGAGCACTACGACCGGAAGTTGGAGGACTCCTACGTCCTGCAAGATATGAAACAGCACCGCAACCTGCCGAAGTTCCTGAAGAACGAGCGGATGTACGGGGCCTATCCCGGCATCGCCACGGAGACGTTGCGCGGGATGTACTCGGCGGCGAGCGACGCGGAGGGGCTCACCTGGAAGCAGGCCTACCGCGCGTTCCGCCGGAGCGATGCCGGCGTCGTCGACCTATTGAAGGACGGCTACAGGGGGTTCCGATCGCTGTGA
- a CDS encoding electron transfer flavoprotein subunit alpha/FixB family protein: MTGSIVVVPGSEETVLFEEAHRVAAELSGADGTSPRVVGVAFDGLTAPAALSPGAPDEVVHVLREDGEAFRAGAAGVRARATALAAAVSEPRVVLLPDTPDGTDLAAATSRALRGGCVTDCLLRVRDGELTAGRPAYGGRAYAELGFEGGPPVVTLNTEALGTPETAPSGSPSVRSVEVGIEDDDRVRHVETVDVPESDLAKARRIVAGGFGLGGPDGFQVVDDLADALGAAVGASRPPSDEGWVPYDRQIGVTGKEIDVELYVPMAISGDSYHMRSVNADTLVAINADPDARIFNFADIGIVGDAFEHGPALAEAIRAAKDERTDGQSAEGEQNTEDEQTAEGEQTAEDEHDDENGQDEERSTAEATADGESDADGPEVTE; this comes from the coding sequence ATGACGGGGTCGATCGTCGTTGTCCCGGGCTCCGAGGAGACGGTGCTGTTCGAGGAGGCCCACCGCGTCGCGGCCGAACTGTCCGGGGCGGACGGGACCTCCCCGCGAGTCGTCGGCGTCGCGTTCGACGGGCTCACCGCACCGGCGGCTCTGTCGCCGGGAGCCCCGGACGAGGTCGTCCACGTCCTCCGCGAGGACGGGGAGGCGTTCCGCGCCGGCGCGGCGGGCGTCCGAGCACGCGCGACCGCGCTCGCGGCGGCCGTCTCCGAGCCGCGGGTCGTGCTCCTTCCGGACACGCCCGACGGGACGGATCTCGCCGCGGCGACGTCGCGGGCCCTCCGCGGCGGGTGCGTCACCGACTGCCTCCTCCGGGTCCGCGACGGCGAACTCACCGCCGGGCGGCCGGCCTACGGCGGCCGGGCGTACGCCGAACTCGGCTTCGAGGGCGGCCCGCCGGTGGTGACGCTGAACACGGAGGCACTGGGGACCCCGGAGACCGCGCCGAGCGGTTCCCCGTCGGTCCGCTCCGTGGAAGTCGGTATCGAAGACGACGACCGGGTGCGGCACGTCGAGACGGTCGACGTCCCCGAGTCGGACCTCGCGAAGGCGCGCCGGATCGTCGCCGGCGGCTTCGGCCTCGGCGGCCCGGACGGCTTCCAGGTCGTCGACGACCTGGCCGACGCGCTGGGGGCGGCCGTCGGGGCGTCGCGGCCGCCGTCGGACGAGGGATGGGTCCCCTACGACCGCCAGATCGGCGTCACGGGCAAGGAGATCGACGTGGAACTGTACGTTCCGATGGCCATCTCCGGCGATTCGTATCATATGCGCTCGGTGAACGCCGACACCCTCGTGGCGATCAACGCCGACCCCGACGCGCGGATCTTCAACTTCGCGGACATCGGTATCGTCGGCGACGCGTTCGAACACGGACCGGCCCTGGCCGAGGCAATCCGCGCCGCCAAAGACGAGCGGACGGACGGGCAGAGTGCCGAAGGTGAGCAGAATACCGAAGACGAGCAGACTGCTGAAGGCGAGCAGACTGCTGAAGATGAACACGACGACGAAAACGGGCAGGACGAGGAGCGGTCGACGGCCGAAGCGACCGCCGACGGGGAGTCCGACGCCGACGGACCGGAGGTGACAGAATGA
- a CDS encoding FAD-dependent oxidoreductase: MSEMLFTPRRIGSVTVPNRTVFLAHETGFAEDGLPTERDAAYYEARARGGVGLIIGPSSMLVHPSASNPMYASGYDPDVVPRLKMISAACHKHGTKVFAQLQHTGGEDSGEHAMRETWAPSAVPSEYGYEMPKRMEQADIEEVILGFAKTAEHVQEGGLDGIELKAGHDGILRQFISPKYNTRSDRYGGSIDNRVRLVNEVVEAIRDRVGEDFPVGIRLTLDEMEDGGYDYDYAVEVIRRLHPSLDFLDSDIATISKLHITDAPMHAPLGYTAEYYGAARELLDVPVIAAGRINDLTKANDVLEAGDADFVGMCRQLICDADTVRKVRRGEDEEVTHCIACNQNCLGGIHTNGHVGCIQTPRSGRETAIPHIEDLDSAPDPREVLVVGGGPAGLSFAVTAADFGHDVTIREKESELGGQSNIATQVDSRREFGDAVRNLRNQLDNRDVTVETDTEVEAGDLAGESWDDIVIAIGATERAPDLAGPDVHRSWDVLRGEAVGDRVIVFDNNKHAAGVGVAEYLLDKQDCEVTFVTTSYHPGDQLEGTNVPPFLETLYENDVDIETHTTIIGFEDGAAQLLNVYSEEMTTRPADSLVVAERRRARNGLAEAIRERGVDGAVHRIGDCVAPRLIDKAIYDGEMLARELSA; encoded by the coding sequence ATGTCAGAAATGCTGTTCACCCCCCGTCGAATCGGATCGGTGACCGTTCCCAATCGGACGGTCTTTCTCGCCCACGAGACCGGGTTCGCGGAGGACGGTCTGCCGACGGAGCGCGACGCGGCGTACTACGAGGCCCGGGCCCGCGGGGGCGTCGGCCTCATCATCGGACCGTCGAGTATGCTGGTCCATCCGAGCGCTTCCAATCCGATGTACGCCTCCGGGTACGATCCCGACGTCGTTCCACGCCTGAAAATGATATCCGCCGCCTGTCATAAACACGGAACGAAGGTGTTCGCGCAACTGCAGCATACCGGCGGCGAGGACTCGGGCGAACACGCGATGCGCGAGACGTGGGCACCCTCGGCGGTCCCCTCCGAGTACGGGTACGAGATGCCCAAGCGGATGGAACAGGCGGACATCGAGGAGGTCATCCTCGGCTTCGCGAAGACCGCAGAACACGTTCAGGAGGGCGGACTCGACGGGATCGAACTCAAGGCCGGTCACGACGGGATCCTCCGGCAGTTCATCTCGCCGAAGTACAACACTCGCTCGGACAGGTACGGCGGGTCGATCGACAACCGGGTCCGGTTGGTGAACGAAGTCGTCGAGGCGATCCGCGACCGCGTGGGCGAGGACTTCCCGGTCGGCATCCGCCTGACACTCGACGAGATGGAAGACGGCGGCTACGACTACGACTACGCCGTCGAGGTGATCCGCCGCCTCCACCCCAGCCTGGACTTCCTGGACTCCGACATCGCCACGATCTCGAAGCTCCACATCACGGACGCCCCGATGCACGCGCCCCTGGGATACACCGCCGAATACTACGGCGCGGCGCGGGAACTCTTGGACGTACCGGTGATCGCGGCCGGCCGTATCAACGACCTCACGAAGGCCAACGACGTGCTGGAGGCGGGCGACGCGGACTTCGTCGGGATGTGCCGGCAACTCATCTGCGACGCCGACACCGTCCGCAAGGTCCGTCGCGGCGAGGACGAAGAGGTGACCCACTGCATCGCGTGCAACCAGAACTGCCTCGGCGGGATCCACACGAACGGTCACGTCGGCTGCATTCAGACGCCCCGGTCGGGCCGCGAGACGGCCATCCCCCACATCGAGGACCTCGATTCGGCCCCGGACCCGAGAGAGGTGTTAGTCGTCGGGGGCGGTCCCGCCGGACTCTCCTTCGCGGTCACGGCGGCCGACTTCGGGCACGACGTGACGATCCGCGAGAAGGAGTCCGAACTCGGCGGGCAGTCGAACATCGCGACCCAGGTCGACTCCCGCCGGGAGTTCGGCGACGCCGTCCGGAACCTCCGCAACCAACTCGACAACCGCGACGTGACCGTCGAGACGGACACCGAAGTCGAAGCCGGAGACCTCGCCGGCGAGTCGTGGGACGACATCGTGATCGCGATCGGGGCTACCGAGCGAGCGCCAGACCTCGCGGGTCCCGACGTCCACCGCTCCTGGGACGTGCTCCGCGGGGAGGCGGTCGGCGACAGGGTGATCGTCTTCGACAACAACAAACACGCCGCGGGCGTCGGCGTCGCGGAGTACCTCCTCGACAAACAGGACTGCGAGGTGACCTTCGTCACGACCTCGTATCACCCCGGCGATCAACTCGAAGGCACGAACGTCCCGCCGTTCCTGGAGACGCTGTACGAGAACGACGTCGACATCGAGACCCACACCACGATCATCGGTTTCGAGGACGGCGCCGCGCAGTTGCTCAACGTCTACTCCGAAGAGATGACGACGAGACCCGCGGACTCGCTCGTGGTCGCGGAGCGCCGGCGCGCCCGTAACGGGCTCGCCGAAGCGATCCGCGAGCGGGGCGTCGACGGGGCGGTCCACCGGATCGGCGACTGCGTCGCTCCGAGGCTGATAGACAAGGCGATCTACGACGGCGAGATGCTCGCACGGGAGCTTTCGGCATGA